In one Nicotiana sylvestris chromosome 8, ASM39365v2, whole genome shotgun sequence genomic region, the following are encoded:
- the LOC104224840 gene encoding protein OXIDATIVE STRESS 3-like codes for MGLKEKNGGNKMNNVQTWVIMETKNSISDDFSLQSNSLEFSSSSSSSSFELDDDASSHGPLYELSELMDQLPIKRGLSKYYQGNSRSFGCLASVKSLEDLAKKGNSYNQRMKSFKSFGANGKRSSFRPKATIKKNSYSSKRPILSNALHVANCTSPISLEKNF; via the exons ATGGGGTTGAAAGAGAAGAATGGTGGTAACAAAATGAATAATGTTCAGACGTGGGTTATTATGGAAACCAAAAATAGTATTTCTGATgatttttcccttcagtcaaattcgttggaattttcttcttcttcttcttcttcttcgtttgaGCTAGATGATGATGCTTCGTCTCATGGACCTTTGTATGAGTTGTCTGAATTAATGGATCAATTACCTATCAA GAGAGGATTATCAAAATATTATCAAGGGAATAGTCGATCTTTTGGATGTTTAGCAAGTGTGAAGAGCCTAGAGGATCTTGCAAAGAAAGGGAATTCTTATAACCAGAGAATGAAATCATTTAAGAGTTTTGGAGCAAATGGCAAAAGATCATCATTTCGTCCAAAAGCTACCATTAAAAAGAACTCCTACTCTTCAAAGAGACCTATTTTATCAAATGCTCTTCATGTGGCTAATTGCACATCTCCCATTTCTTTGGAAAAgaatttttaa